One region of Flavobacterium sp. GSB-24 genomic DNA includes:
- a CDS encoding PA2169 family four-helix-bundle protein, whose product MIHTDETTKEAVKTLEGLISILEDGKLGYTNAAEHVENPAMKTDFLEYARERALFIVELQDEINKLGKSTDTSGGGPLGALHRAWIDIKSSFTGGDTEAIINACVTGEEAAIEKYKMALEENHLEYSQVSVVSKQLNSIQNTLSQIKMRAN is encoded by the coding sequence ATGATACATACAGATGAAACCACAAAAGAAGCAGTTAAAACTTTAGAAGGATTAATTTCAATTCTTGAAGACGGAAAATTAGGATATACCAACGCTGCAGAGCACGTAGAAAATCCAGCAATGAAAACTGACTTTCTAGAATATGCTAGAGAAAGAGCTTTATTTATTGTTGAATTACAAGACGAGATCAATAAATTAGGAAAATCAACAGATACTTCTGGCGGTGGACCATTAGGAGCCTTACATCGTGCATGGATTGATATTAAATCATCATTTACAGGAGGAGATACAGAAGCTATCATTAATGCTTGCGTTACAGGTGAAGAAGCTGCAATTGAAAAATACAAAATGGCACTCGAAGAAAACCATCTTGAATACAGCCAAGTTTCAGTTGTTTCAAAACAGTTAAACAGTATTCAAAACACATTATCACAAATTAAAATGAGAGCGAATTAA
- a CDS encoding Crp/Fnr family transcriptional regulator, with amino-acid sequence MALILENIAKHVSLTPEEQALFLSKLETNTYKPKTILLNAGEVCKHSYFVNSGILRSFNINDNIVEHVLSFACEGWWMSDMYSYFSQKPGQLFIEVLEEAEVVSLSKENQEQLYLEIPKLERFFRILIENSLVANQQRLMDNLSLPAEERFEKFSKKYGTLIHKVPQKQIASFIGVTPEFFSKMKARLLKK; translated from the coding sequence ATGGCATTAATACTCGAAAATATTGCTAAACATGTTTCTTTGACACCAGAAGAGCAGGCACTTTTTTTATCTAAGCTAGAAACGAATACTTATAAACCTAAAACAATTTTATTGAATGCCGGCGAAGTTTGCAAACACTCTTATTTCGTTAATTCGGGAATTTTACGAAGTTTCAATATCAACGATAATATTGTGGAGCATGTACTTTCATTTGCCTGCGAAGGCTGGTGGATGAGCGATATGTACAGTTATTTTTCGCAAAAACCAGGTCAGCTTTTTATTGAAGTTTTGGAAGAAGCAGAAGTGGTTTCATTATCCAAAGAAAATCAGGAACAATTGTATCTTGAAATTCCAAAACTGGAACGCTTTTTCAGAATTCTAATTGAAAATTCATTAGTTGCCAATCAGCAAAGATTAATGGATAATTTAAGTTTACCTGCGGAAGAGCGTTTCGAAAAATTCAGTAAAAAATACGGGACCTTAATTCACAAAGTTCCCCAAAAACAAATTGCGTCTTTTATTGGAGTAACGCCTGAATTTTTCAGCAAAATGAAAGCGAGACTTTTGAAGAAATAA
- the aceA gene encoding isocitrate lyase, whose protein sequence is MKTTEDRIQELINDWITNPRWKGVERPYTAAEVVTLQGSYQIEHSIAKMGAQKLWRKLKSQDYVAGLGALTGNQAIQEVDAGLEAIYLSGWQVAADANLAGEMYPDQSLYPVNSVPMVVKKINNALLRADQIQTVNEVEDKKDYLVPIVADAEAGFGGNLNAFELMKSMIEAGASGVHFEDQLSSAKKCGHLGGKVLVPTQEAINKLIAARLASDVMGVSTLIVARTDADAANLLTSDADPRDRKFLTGEKTAEGFFYVKNGIDQGIARGLSYAPYADLIWMETSNPDLDYARKFATAMKKEFPDKMLAYNCSPSFNWAAKLSVAEMETFREDLAAMGYKFQFITLAGFHALNTSMFELSKAYKERGMAGYSELQEREFALQKNGFRAVKHQAFVGTSYFDAVQNTVMIGKSTITAMKHSTEVEQF, encoded by the coding sequence ATGAAAACAACAGAAGACAGAATTCAGGAATTGATTAACGATTGGATTACGAACCCGAGATGGAAAGGTGTTGAACGTCCTTATACTGCTGCCGAAGTAGTTACGCTTCAAGGTTCTTATCAAATTGAGCATTCTATTGCTAAAATGGGAGCGCAAAAATTATGGAGAAAGTTAAAAAGTCAGGATTATGTTGCGGGGTTGGGCGCGTTAACTGGAAATCAGGCGATTCAGGAAGTCGATGCGGGTTTAGAAGCGATTTATTTGAGCGGCTGGCAGGTTGCAGCAGATGCAAATCTGGCGGGAGAAATGTACCCAGACCAGTCGCTTTATCCCGTAAACAGCGTTCCTATGGTGGTAAAAAAAATCAATAACGCTTTATTACGCGCCGACCAAATTCAGACGGTAAATGAAGTTGAAGATAAAAAAGACTATTTGGTTCCGATTGTGGCTGATGCCGAAGCGGGTTTTGGCGGAAACTTAAATGCTTTCGAATTAATGAAATCTATGATTGAAGCTGGAGCTTCTGGAGTGCATTTTGAAGATCAGCTTAGTTCTGCTAAAAAGTGCGGACACTTGGGCGGAAAAGTTTTGGTGCCAACTCAGGAAGCGATTAATAAATTAATTGCAGCACGTTTGGCTTCGGATGTTATGGGCGTTTCAACTTTAATTGTAGCAAGAACCGATGCTGATGCGGCAAATTTATTAACAAGCGATGCAGACCCAAGAGACAGGAAATTTTTAACAGGTGAAAAAACTGCCGAAGGTTTCTTCTACGTTAAAAACGGAATTGATCAGGGAATTGCAAGAGGTTTGAGCTACGCGCCTTACGCTGATTTAATTTGGATGGAAACCAGCAATCCGGATTTGGATTATGCGAGAAAGTTTGCGACGGCTATGAAAAAAGAATTTCCAGATAAAATGCTGGCTTACAATTGTTCTCCTTCTTTCAACTGGGCTGCAAAATTATCAGTTGCGGAAATGGAAACGTTCAGGGAAGATTTGGCTGCAATGGGTTATAAATTCCAATTTATTACTTTGGCAGGATTCCATGCTTTGAACACTAGTATGTTTGAATTGTCTAAAGCGTATAAAGAACGCGGCATGGCAGGATATTCTGAATTGCAGGAACGCGAATTCGCTTTACAGAAAAACGGATTCAGAGCGGTAAAACATCAGGCTTTTGTTGGAACTTCTTATTTTGATGCGGTTCAAAATACCGTAATGATAGGAAAATCAACAATAACAGCGATGAAACATTCTACAGAGGTTGAGCAATTTTAA
- a CDS encoding helix-turn-helix transcriptional regulator: MDIEKDYIKLIFGLKLKQVRTQKNLSLFGLAKLTNLSKSYLNEIEKGKKYPKADKILLLCKHLDVTYDQMVSLKLDNNLAPIGEILKSGILKEIPLDLFGIQEADLIDIIANAPAKVNAFISTIIEIAQHYNLSRESFFLAALRSYQEAHSNYFEDLEERVIAFSKSFQINLDSKITIEELEAILKEEYEYTIKEIAFTDQEALGDLRSIYVPKSRTLLLSTELDAPQKAFILAKEIAYNYLKISDRLLTFSWIKFENFDQVLNNFYASYFAGALLLPRKLVVDKINNFLNNEKPNPEEFVSLIESFEVSPESFYQRLTNLLPKDFQLKNLFFLRMSHPIGSDVYQIKKELHITNQQEPHANETNEHYCRRWVSVKTINEAIRQNKPHFFDAQISSYVHSGNEYLVFSSATKDPFVENNIRSISVGILINPTMKKKFKFIEGKPLIKRIVGVTCETCDVKNCLERAAPPIALEMKKRHDNTDFVVQQFINQYS; the protein is encoded by the coding sequence ATGGATATCGAAAAAGACTATATAAAGCTGATATTTGGGCTTAAACTCAAGCAAGTCAGAACTCAAAAAAATCTTTCTCTTTTTGGCTTGGCCAAATTGACGAATCTTTCAAAATCGTATTTAAACGAAATTGAAAAGGGAAAAAAATATCCAAAAGCAGATAAAATCTTGCTTTTATGTAAACATTTGGACGTGACTTATGACCAAATGGTATCTTTAAAACTCGATAACAACCTAGCCCCTATTGGCGAAATTCTAAAATCTGGAATTTTAAAAGAGATTCCGCTAGATCTTTTCGGAATTCAGGAAGCGGATTTAATAGATATTATTGCTAATGCTCCAGCCAAAGTCAATGCGTTTATTAGTACCATTATAGAAATTGCACAGCATTATAATTTAAGCCGTGAAAGTTTCTTTTTAGCCGCTTTACGATCGTATCAGGAAGCGCATAGTAATTATTTTGAAGATTTAGAAGAGAGAGTAATTGCGTTTTCTAAGTCGTTTCAGATCAATCTCGATTCAAAAATTACTATTGAAGAATTAGAAGCGATTTTAAAAGAAGAATACGAATACACTATAAAAGAAATTGCTTTTACCGATCAGGAAGCTTTGGGCGATTTGCGCTCGATTTATGTTCCGAAAAGCAGAACTTTACTACTTTCAACAGAACTTGACGCTCCGCAGAAAGCTTTTATTTTAGCTAAAGAAATTGCTTATAATTATTTAAAAATTTCAGATCGATTACTGACATTCAGCTGGATTAAATTTGAAAATTTCGATCAGGTTTTGAACAATTTTTACGCTTCTTATTTTGCGGGCGCTTTGTTATTGCCGAGAAAATTGGTTGTGGACAAAATCAATAATTTCCTAAATAATGAAAAACCGAATCCAGAAGAATTTGTTTCTTTAATTGAAAGTTTCGAAGTTTCTCCTGAATCTTTTTATCAGCGATTGACGAATTTATTACCGAAAGATTTTCAGTTGAAAAATTTATTCTTTTTAAGAATGTCGCATCCTATTGGTTCAGATGTTTATCAGATAAAAAAGGAACTTCACATTACGAATCAGCAAGAACCGCACGCTAACGAAACCAACGAGCATTATTGCAGAAGATGGGTTTCGGTAAAAACTATAAATGAAGCGATCAGACAAAATAAACCGCATTTTTTTGATGCTCAAATCTCGAGTTATGTACATAGCGGGAATGAATATTTAGTCTTTTCATCGGCAACAAAAGACCCTTTTGTAGAGAATAATATTAGAAGCATTTCAGTTGGAATTTTAATTAATCCGACGATGAAAAAGAAATTTAAATTCATTGAAGGAAAACCTCTTATTAAACGAATCGTTGGTGTTACGTGTGAAACCTGCGATGTAAAAAACTGTTTGGAAAGAGCTGCACCGCCAATTGCCCTGGAAATGAAAAAACGCCATGACAACACAGATTTTGTTGTACAGCAGTTTATTAATCAATATAGTTAG
- a CDS encoding serine hydrolase domain-containing protein, giving the protein MKSLLQYVLALFLVFSSSVFSQKLEAKIDSIITAKFKPEIPGAVFLAAKNGKVVYRKAFGMADLELNVKMKPEFIFEIGSITKQFTAISVLMLAEQGKLNLNDEITKFIPDYPTNGNVIKIHHLLTHTSGIKDFTSMKSIKNIAREDLSPKELVDFFKDEPIDFKPGEQYKYCNSGYVLLGYIIEIVSGQTYRDFISERIFRKIGMNNTLYASHERIIKNRVSGYRDKQGYVNKNYISFSIPYATGAIMSNVDDMLKWQNALNKNVLLSSEFTEKAFTNYQLNDGTKIDYGYGWHLEKIKDKVVREHGGSIFGFKSMGIYEPSEQIYVIGLSNCECNSPTLITTAIASLLID; this is encoded by the coding sequence ATGAAATCATTATTACAATACGTTCTCGCTTTATTTTTAGTTTTCAGTTCGAGTGTTTTTTCTCAAAAACTAGAAGCTAAAATTGATAGTATTATAACTGCAAAATTTAAACCTGAAATTCCCGGAGCTGTTTTTTTGGCTGCAAAAAACGGAAAAGTGGTATACAGAAAAGCATTTGGAATGGCAGATTTGGAACTGAATGTTAAAATGAAACCAGAGTTTATTTTTGAAATAGGTTCAATTACTAAACAGTTTACAGCCATTTCTGTTTTAATGCTGGCGGAGCAAGGGAAACTCAATTTGAACGATGAAATCACAAAATTTATTCCAGATTATCCAACAAATGGAAATGTAATTAAAATACATCATTTGCTTACTCATACTTCTGGAATTAAAGATTTTACAAGTATGAAATCTATAAAAAATATTGCCAGAGAAGATTTGTCCCCAAAAGAATTGGTAGACTTTTTTAAAGATGAACCAATTGATTTTAAGCCTGGAGAACAATATAAGTATTGCAATTCTGGATATGTCCTTTTAGGTTATATTATCGAAATTGTATCGGGACAAACATATCGTGATTTTATAAGTGAACGCATTTTCAGGAAAATAGGAATGAATAATACTTTATATGCTAGTCATGAGAGAATAATTAAAAACAGGGTTTCAGGTTACCGTGATAAACAAGGTTATGTAAATAAAAATTATATTAGTTTTTCTATTCCTTATGCAACGGGTGCAATAATGTCTAATGTAGATGATATGCTAAAATGGCAAAATGCTCTTAATAAGAATGTATTACTAAGTTCTGAATTTACTGAAAAAGCTTTTACTAATTATCAATTAAATGATGGGACAAAGATTGATTATGGATATGGCTGGCACTTAGAAAAAATAAAAGATAAAGTCGTGCGCGAACATGGAGGAAGTATTTTTGGTTTTAAATCAATGGGGATTTACGAACCTTCTGAACAAATTTATGTTATTGGTTTGAGTAATTGTGAATGTAATTCTCCAACTTTAATTACAACAGCTATTGCTTCACTTTTAATAGATTAA
- the aceB gene encoding malate synthase A, with protein MKNQLEITEKAMEFLAEKKLRYPKIWTEEAIAFITELHRKFESQRKLLLLQREQKQVTFDQGIMPVFIPETKSIREGNWTAGEIPKDLLDRRVEITGPVDRKMIINALNSGAKTFMADFEDSTSPTWQNLMEGQLNLIDAVNKTITHTDLVKQKSYHLNEKTATLIVRPRGLHLPEKHLLIEGKEVSGSLVDFGLYVFHNHKRLLENNSGPYFYIPKLEHYLEARWWNNVIDFTEDYLKLKRGTIKVTVLIETITASFQLDEIIYELKEHIVGLNCGRWDYIFSYIKKFRKNPKFIVPDRDQVNMTSPFMNAYSNLVIQRCHKRGIHAIGGMAAQIPIRNNEEANAIAFAKVKTDKEREVRNGHDGTWVAHPDLVSLAKEIFDKGMPTPNQIHIKREHRKITEADLIEPPIGIITENGVRKNINVGVLYLASWLNGQGAAALHNLMEDAATAEISRSQLWQWLQNKVVLDNGRKLDLAYYHELALDEFRKIKEELGEENHEKQQFPLAEKVLERLVVNADFVDFLTIPCYKYL; from the coding sequence ATGAAAAACCAATTAGAAATTACCGAAAAGGCGATGGAGTTTTTAGCCGAAAAGAAGCTTCGTTATCCAAAGATCTGGACAGAAGAAGCGATTGCTTTTATAACTGAACTGCATAGAAAATTCGAATCACAGCGAAAACTATTGCTTTTGCAGCGCGAGCAAAAACAAGTCACTTTTGATCAGGGAATTATGCCGGTTTTTATTCCTGAAACGAAAAGTATCAGAGAAGGCAATTGGACAGCAGGCGAAATTCCGAAAGATTTATTAGACCGAAGAGTAGAAATTACGGGACCCGTTGATCGCAAAATGATTATCAACGCTTTGAATTCGGGAGCAAAAACTTTTATGGCCGATTTTGAAGACAGCACTTCGCCAACCTGGCAAAATTTGATGGAAGGCCAGCTGAATTTAATCGATGCCGTAAATAAAACAATTACCCATACCGATTTGGTGAAACAGAAGTCCTATCATTTAAATGAAAAAACGGCAACACTAATTGTGCGTCCAAGAGGTTTACATCTGCCGGAAAAACATCTTTTAATTGAAGGAAAAGAAGTTTCGGGTTCGTTGGTAGATTTTGGTTTGTATGTTTTTCATAATCATAAACGACTTTTAGAAAACAATTCGGGACCATATTTCTACATTCCGAAATTAGAACATTATCTAGAAGCACGCTGGTGGAACAATGTAATTGATTTTACCGAGGATTATTTGAAGCTGAAAAGAGGAACTATAAAAGTGACGGTTTTAATTGAAACGATTACAGCAAGTTTTCAGCTCGATGAAATTATTTACGAATTGAAAGAACATATTGTGGGCTTAAATTGTGGGCGCTGGGATTATATTTTTTCATACATCAAAAAGTTTAGAAAAAATCCAAAATTCATCGTTCCAGACCGCGATCAGGTAAATATGACTTCGCCTTTTATGAATGCATATTCGAATCTGGTTATTCAAAGATGTCATAAAAGAGGCATACATGCCATTGGCGGAATGGCAGCGCAGATTCCGATTCGAAATAATGAAGAAGCTAATGCCATCGCTTTCGCGAAAGTGAAAACCGATAAAGAACGCGAAGTTCGAAACGGCCACGACGGAACTTGGGTAGCGCATCCGGATTTGGTTTCGCTTGCAAAAGAAATCTTTGATAAAGGAATGCCAACTCCAAACCAGATTCATATTAAAAGAGAACATCGAAAAATTACAGAAGCAGATTTGATTGAACCACCAATCGGAATAATCACTGAAAACGGCGTTCGAAAAAATATCAACGTAGGAGTTTTGTATCTGGCTTCATGGCTGAACGGTCAAGGCGCGGCAGCTTTGCATAATTTGATGGAAGATGCCGCAACCGCAGAAATTTCGAGATCGCAATTATGGCAATGGCTTCAGAATAAAGTGGTTTTAGATAATGGACGAAAATTAGATTTGGCTTATTATCATGAATTGGCTTTGGATGAATTCAGAAAAATCAAAGAGGAATTAGGAGAAGAAAATCACGAAAAACAACAATTTCCATTGGCTGAAAAAGTACTGGAAAGATTAGTTGTAAATGCTGATTTCGTTGATTTCTTGACTATTCCATGCTACAAATATTTATAA
- a CDS encoding U32 family peptidase — MKKKIEILAPAKDLIGGMAAINSGADAVYIGAPQFGARSNANNSIEDVAALVQYAHLFNAQVFVVMNTILYDNELETCRSMIWELYDIGVDALIIQDMAIMEMDLPPIVLHASTQANNRDADKIKFLKDAGIKRVVLARELNLHQIKTIYDHADVELEFFVTGALCVSFSGNCYMSVANGERSANRGSCAQNCRLPYNLIDGNGETLIRNSHLLSIKDLDISEQIPNLIEAGIVSFKIEGRLKDVVYVKNNVSYLRQKLDSFLEGAGSEKYMKASSGTCTYTFDSSLSRTFNRGYTDYFVNDRHSSIGSWESPKSKGQYIGKLIRTVGNAYEIENGELLNNGDGLCFINENNEADGIYVNKAENGKLYPNVLKEVKDGTFIYRNNDAAFIKIVEREDSAVRKLSTTLLLTETENGFELIATDEDGNVSVVNLEYAKEQTKTGESIEENIKTQLAKTGFTPYKADEINIMFSQNWFLPISKINEMRRTVYDQLTEIRLANYKREEHQLVKTSHPYPETKLDFMYNVSNKTARKFYERHGVTEIEKAFELQWDPGKSRVMTTKYCIKYELKKCPIHQKDIVGVKVKEPLVLKQGELEYKLKFNCKPCEMEIWEKDAEFEIEEDHFH, encoded by the coding sequence ATGAAGAAGAAAATTGAAATATTAGCTCCTGCTAAAGATTTAATTGGAGGAATGGCCGCCATAAACAGTGGCGCCGATGCAGTTTATATTGGTGCACCGCAGTTTGGTGCGCGTTCTAATGCCAACAATTCTATTGAAGATGTTGCTGCTTTGGTACAATATGCGCATTTATTTAATGCTCAGGTTTTTGTTGTAATGAATACCATATTGTACGATAACGAACTGGAAACGTGTCGCTCAATGATTTGGGAATTATACGATATTGGTGTCGATGCCCTGATTATTCAGGATATGGCAATTATGGAAATGGACTTACCTCCGATCGTACTTCACGCCAGTACACAAGCCAATAATCGTGATGCCGATAAAATTAAATTCCTTAAAGATGCCGGAATCAAACGTGTGGTTTTAGCACGTGAATTGAACCTGCACCAAATTAAAACAATTTACGATCATGCTGATGTTGAATTAGAATTTTTCGTAACTGGAGCTTTATGTGTTTCATTCAGCGGGAATTGTTATATGAGTGTAGCCAACGGAGAACGCAGCGCCAACCGTGGTTCTTGTGCGCAAAACTGTCGTTTACCGTATAACTTAATCGACGGAAACGGAGAAACTTTAATCAGAAACAGTCACTTACTTTCGATAAAAGATTTAGATATTTCAGAACAAATTCCGAATTTGATTGAAGCCGGAATTGTTTCTTTTAAAATTGAAGGAAGATTAAAAGATGTTGTTTATGTTAAAAACAACGTTTCTTACTTACGTCAAAAACTAGACAGCTTTTTAGAAGGAGCTGGAAGCGAAAAATACATGAAAGCTTCTTCGGGAACTTGTACCTACACTTTTGATTCTTCTCTAAGCAGAACTTTCAACCGTGGTTATACTGATTATTTCGTAAACGACAGACACAGCTCGATTGGTTCTTGGGAAAGTCCAAAATCAAAAGGGCAGTATATTGGTAAATTGATCAGAACTGTTGGAAATGCATACGAAATCGAAAACGGCGAATTACTAAACAACGGTGACGGACTTTGTTTTATCAACGAAAACAATGAAGCCGACGGAATCTATGTAAACAAAGCCGAAAACGGCAAATTATACCCAAACGTTTTAAAAGAAGTTAAAGACGGAACTTTCATTTATAGAAATAATGACGCCGCTTTTATCAAAATTGTAGAAAGAGAAGACAGTGCAGTTCGTAAATTAAGTACCACTTTATTACTTACTGAAACTGAAAATGGTTTCGAATTAATCGCAACCGATGAAGACGGAAATGTAAGCGTCGTAAATTTAGAATACGCAAAAGAGCAGACCAAAACAGGCGAATCTATCGAAGAAAATATCAAAACGCAATTAGCAAAAACAGGTTTTACACCTTACAAAGCTGATGAAATCAATATTATGTTTTCTCAAAACTGGTTCCTTCCTATTTCAAAAATCAACGAAATGCGAAGAACTGTTTACGATCAGTTAACTGAAATTCGTTTGGCGAACTACAAACGCGAAGAACACCAATTGGTAAAAACGTCACATCCGTATCCTGAAACAAAATTAGATTTCATGTACAATGTTTCAAACAAAACCGCTCGTAAATTCTACGAACGTCACGGTGTTACCGAAATCGAAAAAGCATTTGAATTACAATGGGATCCAGGAAAATCTCGTGTAATGACAACCAAATACTGCATCAAGTACGAATTAAAAAAATGTCCGATACACCAAAAAGACATAGTGGGTGTCAAGGTAAAAGAACCATTAGTACTAAAGCAAGGAGAATTAGAGTATAAACTAAAATTCAATTGCAAGCCTTGTGAAATGGAAATTTGGGAAAAAGATGCTGAATTTGAGATTGAAGAAGATCATTTTCATTAA
- a CDS encoding DUF6370 family protein: MKKIIFTLFLFIGITAQAQTKKKFDKPTIVEASCGECQFGMKGKSCDLAVRIDGKSYFVDGTTIHDHGDAHSEKGFCNAVRKASVTGEIVNDRFKATSFTLIDDKK, translated from the coding sequence ATGAAAAAAATTATATTCACGCTTTTCCTGTTTATCGGGATTACAGCACAAGCGCAAACCAAAAAGAAATTTGACAAACCAACAATAGTTGAAGCTTCGTGCGGAGAATGCCAATTTGGAATGAAAGGTAAAAGCTGTGATTTGGCCGTTCGAATTGACGGCAAATCCTATTTTGTTGACGGAACAACTATTCATGATCACGGTGACGCACACTCTGAAAAAGGTTTTTGCAATGCCGTTAGAAAAGCTTCTGTTACAGGAGAAATTGTAAACGATAGATTTAAAGCGACTTCATTCACCTTAATAGATGATAAAAAATAA
- the purT gene encoding formate-dependent phosphoribosylglycinamide formyltransferase, which translates to MKILLLGSGELGKEFVIAAQRIGQTIIAVDSYENAPAMQVAHGFEVINMLDGEALDRIVAKHKPDFIVPEIEAIRTERFYDYEKQGITVVPSAKAANFTMNRKAIRDLAAKELGLKTAKYQYATSAEELQKAVQEVGIPCVVKPLMSSSGKGQSTIKTESDIEKAWQYAVAGSRGDVIEVIVEAFVDFHSEITLLTITQNGNPTLFCAPIGHRQERGDYQESWQPAQVSEADLYEAQDMAEKITEALGGAGLFGVEFFLTNEGVYFSELSPRPHDTGMVTLAGTQNFNEFELHLRAILSLPIFEITLEKAGASAVILASEDSTNPTFSGIEKVAALPKTDFRIFGKPTSRPYRRMGVVLANDSLITPIEKVTERAKETAKLITVNS; encoded by the coding sequence ATGAAAATACTACTCCTAGGTTCAGGCGAATTAGGCAAAGAATTTGTCATTGCCGCACAACGAATCGGACAAACCATAATAGCTGTTGACAGTTACGAAAATGCTCCAGCGATGCAAGTTGCACACGGTTTTGAAGTCATCAATATGCTTGACGGCGAAGCTTTAGACCGAATCGTAGCCAAACACAAACCAGATTTTATAGTTCCAGAAATAGAAGCCATTCGAACCGAACGTTTTTACGATTACGAAAAGCAGGGAATCACAGTCGTTCCTTCAGCGAAAGCGGCAAACTTTACCATGAACCGTAAGGCAATCCGTGATTTAGCCGCAAAAGAATTAGGTTTAAAAACAGCCAAATATCAATACGCAACATCTGCAGAAGAATTACAAAAAGCCGTTCAGGAAGTTGGAATTCCGTGCGTGGTAAAACCTTTGATGTCTTCATCAGGAAAAGGACAATCGACTATAAAAACAGAAAGCGATATTGAAAAAGCATGGCAATATGCCGTTGCAGGTTCACGTGGCGATGTTATCGAAGTTATTGTAGAAGCTTTTGTTGATTTTCATTCTGAGATTACCCTTTTGACGATTACCCAAAATGGAAATCCAACGCTATTTTGCGCCCCAATTGGACACAGACAAGAACGTGGCGATTATCAGGAAAGCTGGCAGCCGGCGCAAGTTTCTGAAGCTGATTTGTACGAAGCACAGGATATGGCCGAAAAAATTACCGAAGCTCTTGGCGGTGCGGGACTTTTTGGTGTTGAATTTTTCCTGACTAATGAAGGTGTTTATTTCTCTGAACTTTCTCCTCGCCCGCATGATACCGGAATGGTAACTTTGGCCGGAACGCAGAATTTCAATGAATTTGAATTGCATTTGAGAGCAATTTTAAGTCTTCCAATTTTCGAGATTACATTAGAAAAAGCCGGAGCAAGTGCTGTAATTTTAGCATCAGAAGATTCGACAAATCCAACTTTCAGCGGAATTGAAAAAGTCGCTGCTTTGCCAAAAACTGATTTCAGGATTTTTGGAAAACCAACTTCAAGACCCTACCGCCGAATGGGCGTTGTTTTAGCGAATGATTCATTAATAACTCCAATCGAAAAAGTAACAGAACGCGCCAAAGAAACGGCAAAATTAATAACTGTAAATTCTTAA